In a single window of the Terriglobus roseus genome:
- a CDS encoding ferritin-like domain-containing protein, which translates to MALMDVLLDEMRDLYSAENQLVKALPKMAKGAVDPSVKSLIKNHLEETKGQVQRLRDAFGILGKKPTGQHCNGMEGLIEEGQDALEKDEEGANKDLGICGASSRVEHYEIAGYTTAIGLAKALGLKDVVNLLNQNLEEEVAAAKAIFAGTKPLLRAALTQGDPSENEEEKKPKSGKEKYSEKKSKEDEKKASADVARKSR; encoded by the coding sequence ATGGCTTTGATGGATGTGTTGCTCGATGAAATGCGTGACCTGTATAGCGCGGAAAACCAGTTGGTAAAGGCCCTCCCCAAGATGGCGAAGGGTGCGGTTGATCCGTCCGTGAAGTCGCTGATCAAGAATCACCTGGAAGAAACCAAGGGGCAGGTTCAGCGCCTGCGTGATGCGTTCGGCATTCTTGGCAAGAAGCCCACGGGACAGCACTGCAATGGTATGGAAGGCCTGATCGAAGAAGGTCAGGACGCTCTTGAAAAAGATGAAGAGGGCGCGAACAAGGACCTCGGAATCTGTGGCGCCAGCAGCCGTGTGGAGCACTATGAGATCGCCGGCTACACCACTGCAATCGGTCTCGCGAAGGCGCTTGGTCTGAAAGATGTTGTGAACCTTCTGAACCAGAACCTGGAAGAAGAAGTCGCGGCTGCGAAGGCAATTTTTGCGGGAACCAAGCCCCTTCTGCGCGCCGCTCTCACGCAGGGTGATCCTTCCGAAAATGAGGAAGAGAAGAAGCCCAAGTCCGGGAAAGAAAAGTACAGCGAGAAGAAGAGCAAGGAAGACGAGAAGAAGGCTTCGGCCGACGTGGCTCGCAAGTCCAGGTAA
- a CDS encoding DUF2911 domain-containing protein, giving the protein MKKFVLVMALAACCSTPMFSQDMGGMKMDKPASKEALPSPRHEAEVDLAGKKIHISYGAPSVRGRKVLGTDLVPYNTWWRTGANEATTFETNGAMMVGSLHVPPGKYTLVTLPSSGVWQLVICKHTGQWGTERFAEEDLGKVPMMFTTIPQQEVLSIGFEKTAGKKTQLHVKWDTFDVFVPVVAM; this is encoded by the coding sequence ATGAAAAAGTTCGTGTTGGTTATGGCGCTCGCCGCCTGTTGCAGTACACCGATGTTTTCGCAGGATATGGGTGGCATGAAGATGGACAAGCCAGCCAGCAAGGAAGCGCTCCCAAGCCCGCGGCATGAGGCCGAAGTAGACCTGGCCGGCAAGAAGATCCACATCAGCTACGGCGCTCCAAGTGTGCGCGGCCGCAAGGTACTGGGCACCGACCTGGTGCCGTACAACACCTGGTGGCGTACGGGCGCGAATGAAGCGACCACCTTCGAGACCAACGGCGCCATGATGGTCGGCAGCCTGCATGTGCCGCCGGGTAAGTACACGCTGGTCACGCTGCCGTCTTCCGGTGTTTGGCAGCTCGTCATCTGCAAGCACACCGGCCAATGGGGCACGGAGCGCTTTGCCGAGGAAGACCTGGGCAAGGTGCCCATGATGTTCACCACGATCCCGCAGCAGGAAGTCCTGTCCATCGGCTTTGAAAAGACCGCTGGCAAGAAGACACAGTTGCACGTGAAGTGGGACACGTTCGATGTATTTGTCCCGGTCGTCGCGATGTAG
- a CDS encoding M24 family metallopeptidase yields the protein MDLARVQQALRDAKLDGWLFYDHHVRDPLAYRILGLDPGMHVTRRWFYFVPAIGEPRKLNHRIEAGKLDTLPGDRTVYSTWQEMELSLEKLLQGATTIAMQYSPRNAVMYVAMVDAGTIEVLQGMGKTIVSSADLVSQFEAVLTDRQIETHHVAQKKIDRILEDAWREIGARARGDRGVTEFDMVEWLQAEIAKEGLITEHGPNVSVGANASDSHYEPVAGRSSRIERGSFLLIDIWGKLKDDPTAVWYDITWTGVVDREATELERRVFKAVTDARDAAIRLVQDRFASNQPIAGWEPDAAAREVIVRNGFGEWFTHRTGHNIGTELHGAGAHLDNFETHDERLILPDTCFSVEPGIYLPPGRECFGVRSEIDMITRPGSAVVTGKIQRELVRI from the coding sequence ATGGATCTGGCACGGGTACAGCAGGCGCTGCGCGACGCAAAGTTGGATGGCTGGTTGTTTTACGACCATCACGTCCGCGACCCGTTGGCGTATCGCATCCTGGGCCTCGATCCCGGCATGCACGTCACGCGGCGCTGGTTCTACTTCGTCCCCGCCATAGGCGAGCCGCGCAAGCTGAATCACCGCATTGAAGCCGGCAAGCTGGACACGCTGCCCGGCGATCGGACGGTCTACAGCACCTGGCAGGAGATGGAGCTGTCACTGGAAAAACTCCTGCAGGGTGCGACGACGATCGCCATGCAGTACTCGCCACGCAATGCCGTGATGTACGTGGCGATGGTGGATGCGGGCACCATCGAGGTTCTGCAGGGCATGGGTAAGACGATTGTGTCATCGGCCGACCTGGTGAGCCAGTTTGAGGCGGTGCTGACGGACCGGCAGATTGAAACACACCACGTCGCCCAGAAGAAGATCGACCGCATCCTGGAAGATGCCTGGCGCGAGATTGGTGCACGAGCGCGCGGCGACCGCGGTGTCACCGAGTTCGACATGGTCGAGTGGCTGCAGGCGGAAATCGCGAAGGAAGGTCTCATCACCGAACACGGTCCCAACGTCAGCGTCGGCGCCAACGCTTCGGATTCGCACTATGAGCCAGTGGCAGGAAGATCTTCGCGGATTGAGCGTGGATCGTTTCTGCTGATCGACATCTGGGGCAAGCTGAAGGATGATCCAACGGCTGTCTGGTACGACATCACCTGGACCGGTGTCGTGGATCGAGAGGCGACAGAGCTCGAGCGCCGCGTCTTCAAGGCGGTCACGGATGCCCGCGATGCGGCGATCCGGCTTGTGCAGGACCGCTTTGCTTCGAACCAGCCCATCGCCGGCTGGGAGCCCGACGCGGCAGCACGCGAGGTCATCGTGCGCAATGGCTTCGGCGAGTGGTTCACGCACCGTACGGGGCACAACATTGGCACGGAACTGCACGGCGCGGGTGCGCACCTCGACAACTTCGAAACGCACGACGAGCGGCTGATCCTGCCCGATACCTGCTTCTCGGTCGAGCCGGGAATCTACCTGCCGCCGGGCCGGGAGTGCTTCGGCGTTCGCAGCGAGATCGACATGATCACGCGGCCCGGGAGTGCCGTTGTAACCGGGAAGATCCAGCGGGAGCTCGTTCGCATCTAG
- a CDS encoding DUF6677 family protein: MAATHSTAVPVRQSTISPTVVLLAGWVVPGLGHLLLKKPIRAGLLFVSVIVMFCLGLAMHGKIYTPTTGDPLDVLGFVGQAGAIGLYAIAKIAGIGATQLSDTLSDYGTKFVVVAGLLNVMAAVDAQSLANGRKAGL; the protein is encoded by the coding sequence ATGGCAGCGACACACTCAACAGCAGTCCCCGTGCGGCAGAGCACGATTTCACCCACGGTGGTGCTTCTTGCCGGATGGGTTGTTCCTGGCCTTGGCCACCTTCTTCTGAAGAAGCCGATCCGGGCCGGATTGTTGTTTGTTTCGGTCATCGTCATGTTCTGCCTGGGCCTTGCGATGCATGGCAAGATCTACACGCCGACTACAGGTGACCCGCTCGATGTGCTTGGATTCGTAGGGCAGGCCGGTGCAATCGGCCTTTATGCCATTGCGAAGATCGCCGGCATCGGCGCGACGCAGTTGAGCGACACGCTCAGCGACTACGGTACGAAGTTTGTCGTGGTTGCGGGTCTGTTGAACGTGATGGCGGCAGTTGACGCACAGTCGCTGGCGAACGGACGAAAGGCGGGGCTGTAA
- a CDS encoding GNAT family N-acetyltransferase — protein MFAPHRTHHVLDRYDIRDLRLFTGRDLRPLLAEEGRQWRERLRWDYTQSIELLISYLDSRILPGFVAVDRASGEIQGYCFSVYETQKAVVGDVFAVGEDAREVEETLLHHLLPMLQHTPGVDRVESQLLLESDRLQVPFKECDFRSYTRLFMEADLPHERELLLDNSLVRRTDEPVPQLPQYLKLTRWIPPHYQPAGDLIHRCYEGHGDSFINDQYRSVQGSLRFLHNIVRFPGCGIFDAENSFVIRDDRSGQLEALALVSRVEPEVAHVTQLCVSPRRRGYGLGRMLLRHVATSLAAKGMQAITLTVTEANHPALKLYESLGFRRRLSFCANVWTRTRS, from the coding sequence GTGTTTGCTCCCCACCGGACTCACCACGTGCTCGACCGTTACGACATTCGCGACCTGCGGCTCTTTACCGGCCGTGACCTTCGCCCGCTGCTGGCGGAGGAGGGACGACAGTGGCGCGAACGGCTGCGCTGGGACTACACACAGTCCATTGAATTGCTCATCTCGTATCTCGATTCACGCATTCTGCCCGGCTTTGTCGCCGTGGACCGCGCGAGCGGCGAGATTCAGGGCTACTGCTTCTCCGTCTACGAGACACAGAAGGCTGTCGTCGGGGACGTCTTCGCCGTCGGCGAGGATGCGCGCGAGGTGGAAGAGACGTTGCTGCATCACCTGCTGCCCATGCTGCAACACACGCCCGGCGTAGACCGCGTCGAGTCGCAGTTGCTGCTGGAGAGCGACCGGCTGCAGGTGCCCTTCAAGGAATGCGACTTCCGTTCGTACACGCGACTGTTCATGGAAGCTGATCTGCCGCACGAGCGTGAACTGCTACTGGACAACAGCCTCGTCCGCCGGACCGATGAGCCCGTGCCACAGTTGCCGCAGTACCTCAAGCTGACCCGATGGATCCCGCCGCATTACCAGCCCGCAGGCGACCTGATCCATCGCTGCTACGAGGGCCACGGCGACTCGTTCATTAACGACCAGTACCGCAGCGTCCAGGGCTCCCTGCGATTCCTCCACAACATCGTCCGCTTCCCCGGCTGCGGCATCTTCGATGCGGAGAACTCCTTTGTGATCCGCGACGACCGCAGCGGCCAGCTCGAGGCGCTCGCCCTTGTCTCACGGGTGGAGCCTGAAGTAGCGCATGTGACCCAACTCTGCGTTTCGCCACGCAGGCGCGGCTACGGCCTGGGCCGCATGCTGCTGCGGCACGTCGCAACTTCGCTGGCAGCAAAGGGTATGCAGGCCATCACGCTGACCGTGACAGAAGCGAACCATCCGGCCTTGAAGCTCTACGAGAGCCTGGGCTTCCGCCGTCGCCTGAGCTTCTGCGCCAACGTATGGACTCGCACCAGAAGCTAG
- a CDS encoding ArnT family glycosyltransferase, producing MSSYPQPEPVAPESAAPQPRWREWLASEAACSARELIILCITAALLLFYGLVPLRLGHAVISAPKIGLVGADEPRYAQIAAEMLEEHSNICHELHARVIPHSLRLPDLKKSFQCAEAGMITPILYGHPWLEKPALYYWRTMSFYKEFGKSDWAARLSSATGAFALVFLIFLHMRRFRPGGHLDAALITASAVAIIAFARGASTDMQLAAPFCIGMLGWYAWYETGKKFWLFDLYFFGGLATLAKGPVAIFLSLSIILLFVGLRREWQVLRRMIWLPGIALFLAISLPWFIAVQVRNPTFYKFFLFEQNLQRFATDRYQHHQTPFYYLIVLLLALMPWTVLALRALWDSIDIARAEWRVRHKPARYLGHSRAGDAFPEFLVLWAVFPVLFFSFSGSKLPGYILPAIPPITILTGDYLNRIRRNGLPKWLLIAHGATCGILTFVLLLCPQYMIYQKIVPPMGTLLTALTISIACGAGIVLLTLRFGLKWIRPLTLAPIFILLFFLMHQNGWLLDENYSARPMARQIAAEAPDVKLLETYHIRRDTDYGLCFYRNQPLRHYLQEESATEKQSVITGIPNEEHILVIRVQDEGALGKLLPNRTYRKMFVNGWQDLAVYRVAASTIATLPDIVENHKGSPGAKHRVSRR from the coding sequence GTGAGCAGCTACCCACAGCCCGAACCGGTCGCGCCCGAAAGCGCCGCACCGCAGCCTCGCTGGCGAGAATGGCTGGCCTCCGAGGCCGCCTGCAGCGCGCGCGAGCTCATCATCCTGTGCATCACAGCTGCGCTGCTGCTCTTCTACGGTCTGGTCCCCCTTCGCCTCGGGCACGCCGTCATCTCTGCCCCAAAGATCGGCCTGGTAGGCGCGGATGAGCCACGCTATGCGCAGATCGCAGCGGAGATGCTGGAAGAGCACTCCAACATCTGCCACGAGCTGCACGCACGCGTGATCCCGCATTCGCTCCGGCTCCCGGACCTGAAGAAGTCCTTCCAATGCGCGGAAGCCGGCATGATCACGCCGATCCTCTACGGCCATCCGTGGCTTGAAAAACCCGCGCTGTACTACTGGCGCACCATGAGCTTCTACAAGGAGTTCGGCAAGAGCGACTGGGCCGCCCGCCTCTCGTCCGCGACCGGCGCATTCGCCCTGGTCTTCCTGATCTTCCTGCACATGCGGCGCTTCCGGCCGGGCGGCCACCTGGATGCGGCATTGATCACAGCATCTGCAGTGGCCATCATTGCCTTCGCTCGCGGTGCGTCCACGGACATGCAGCTGGCGGCGCCCTTCTGCATCGGCATGCTGGGCTGGTACGCCTGGTATGAGACAGGCAAAAAATTCTGGCTGTTCGATTTGTACTTCTTCGGCGGCCTGGCCACCCTGGCGAAGGGCCCCGTTGCCATCTTCCTGTCGCTGAGCATCATTCTTCTGTTCGTTGGCCTGCGGCGCGAGTGGCAGGTGCTGCGCCGGATGATCTGGCTGCCGGGCATCGCGCTGTTCCTGGCGATCTCCTTGCCATGGTTCATCGCAGTCCAGGTCCGAAATCCGACGTTCTACAAGTTCTTCCTGTTCGAGCAAAATCTGCAGCGCTTTGCGACGGACCGCTACCAGCACCACCAGACGCCGTTCTACTACCTGATCGTCCTGCTGCTGGCGCTGATGCCATGGACTGTGCTGGCACTGCGAGCGCTGTGGGATTCCATCGACATTGCACGCGCGGAGTGGCGTGTCCGCCACAAGCCAGCCCGTTACCTCGGTCACTCGCGGGCAGGCGACGCCTTCCCGGAGTTCCTGGTCCTGTGGGCCGTCTTCCCGGTGCTGTTCTTCTCGTTCTCCGGATCCAAGCTGCCGGGTTACATCCTCCCGGCAATCCCACCCATCACGATTCTCACAGGCGACTACCTCAATCGCATCCGCCGCAACGGCCTCCCGAAGTGGCTGCTGATCGCGCACGGAGCGACCTGCGGCATCCTGACCTTTGTGCTGCTGCTCTGCCCGCAGTACATGATCTATCAGAAGATCGTGCCGCCGATGGGCACGTTGCTGACCGCGCTCACCATTTCGATTGCGTGCGGTGCAGGGATCGTTCTGCTGACGCTGCGCTTCGGTCTGAAATGGATTCGGCCGCTGACCCTGGCGCCCATCTTCATCCTGCTGTTCTTCCTGATGCACCAGAACGGCTGGCTGCTGGATGAGAACTACTCCGCACGTCCGATGGCTCGGCAGATCGCCGCAGAGGCACCCGACGTGAAGCTGCTGGAAACGTACCATATCCGCCGCGACACCGACTACGGCCTGTGCTTCTACCGCAACCAGCCCCTTCGCCATTACCTGCAGGAGGAGTCCGCGACCGAGAAACAATCGGTCATCACGGGCATTCCGAATGAGGAGCACATCCTCGTCATCCGCGTGCAGGACGAGGGCGCTCTCGGCAAGCTGCTGCCGAATCGTACCTATCGGAAGATGTTCGTGAACGGCTGGCAGGACCTGGCGGTTTACCGGGTGGCAGCGTCTACGATAGCGACGCTCCCTGATATCGTTGAGAACCACAAAGGTTCCCCCGGCGCTAAACACCGCGTCTCACGCCGGTAA
- a CDS encoding DHH family phosphoesterase — protein sequence MAPSLVTPSITGSYNLPPGSPAQGSAGPSPEIRDGALQLPRIVAAIQQNSRFLVTSHARPDGDAVGSVLAMGSVLHALGKQVDMVLADPIPVVYRTLPGVGRVRQSRDIVQSEYDVIIILECDGTERTGVRGIDDMANVINIDHHLTGTPFAALNWIDPTAAAVAAMVFEIAIALATNITPAIATCLYTALMTDTGSFTYPGTSAETFTLAHALIDLGAKADSVARDVLYSVPAARIHLLGLALSRVRIRGPIAWTWITQDDLQLMNATDEDSEGTVNYLISIAGVEAAAFLRELPRPYPEAQALFRTSLRSKSSVDVSQVAANCGGGGHRNAAGCTLNGPFDDAVAHILRELGTEVTRIVRASGQHAVAVPSNKL from the coding sequence ATGGCTCCGTCGCTGGTCACACCTTCGATCACGGGTTCTTACAACCTGCCGCCCGGCTCTCCGGCGCAGGGTTCTGCTGGTCCGTCTCCCGAAATTCGCGATGGCGCGCTGCAACTTCCTCGTATCGTCGCGGCCATCCAGCAGAACAGTCGCTTCCTGGTGACCTCCCATGCCCGACCCGATGGGGACGCTGTCGGATCTGTCTTGGCGATGGGCAGTGTCCTGCACGCGCTGGGCAAACAGGTAGACATGGTCCTGGCCGACCCGATCCCGGTTGTCTACCGGACACTCCCCGGCGTCGGTCGCGTTCGACAGTCACGCGATATTGTTCAGTCTGAATATGACGTCATCATCATTCTGGAGTGCGACGGCACCGAACGCACAGGCGTCCGTGGCATCGATGACATGGCAAATGTCATCAATATCGATCACCACCTGACAGGAACCCCCTTTGCCGCTCTGAACTGGATCGACCCGACCGCCGCCGCAGTTGCGGCCATGGTCTTTGAGATCGCGATCGCCCTGGCCACCAACATCACCCCTGCCATCGCGACCTGTCTCTACACCGCGCTGATGACGGACACCGGATCCTTCACCTATCCCGGCACGTCCGCCGAGACCTTCACCCTGGCGCACGCGTTGATCGACCTGGGAGCAAAGGCCGACAGTGTCGCGCGTGATGTGCTGTATTCCGTGCCGGCCGCCCGCATTCATCTGCTGGGACTGGCGCTTTCGCGCGTCCGCATCCGCGGCCCCATCGCATGGACATGGATCACGCAGGACGACCTGCAGCTGATGAATGCCACTGATGAAGATTCTGAAGGCACAGTGAACTACCTGATCTCGATCGCGGGCGTGGAGGCAGCAGCCTTCCTGCGCGAACTGCCACGCCCCTACCCTGAAGCTCAGGCCCTCTTCCGCACCTCGCTGCGTTCGAAGTCCAGTGTCGACGTCTCGCAGGTAGCGGCGAACTGCGGCGGCGGGGGCCATCGCAATGCTGCCGGATGTACGCTGAATGGCCCCTTCGATGACGCCGTCGCTCACATCCTGCGGGAACTGGGGACGGAAGTCACCCGCATTGTGCGCGCCTCCGGTCAACACGCGGTGGCTGTGCCATCCAACAAACTCTGA
- the rbfA gene encoding 30S ribosome-binding factor RbfA, producing MPEHRAREHHRNRVQDTLREEISVIIDGELSDPRIGSATCTEVTLEPGGKSGHAYIQVVGDEAEEQSTLEGLVAARGYIRSQLLLRLGVRHLPEISFHIDSSEKINARMDSLLTRMKKRSARRANSAAGAPRT from the coding sequence ATGCCAGAACATCGCGCCAGAGAACATCATCGGAACCGCGTGCAGGACACCCTCCGCGAGGAAATCAGCGTCATCATTGACGGCGAACTCTCCGACCCGCGCATCGGCTCTGCCACTTGCACGGAGGTGACGCTCGAGCCCGGTGGCAAGAGCGGCCATGCCTATATCCAGGTCGTGGGCGACGAAGCCGAGGAACAGAGCACGCTGGAGGGCCTGGTGGCCGCCCGCGGCTACATCCGTTCCCAGTTGCTGCTACGCCTTGGCGTGCGGCATCTGCCCGAGATCTCTTTCCACATCGACAGCTCTGAAAAGATCAATGCGCGCATGGATTCTCTGCTAACCCGCATGAAGAAGCGATCTGCACGCCGCGCAAATTCCGCAGCAGGAGCGCCGCGCACCTAA
- a CDS encoding RNA polymerase sigma factor has protein sequence MTATDDEFRAMVEGHSSMVFSVALRLLGDRGLAEEVAQDVFLELHSWLPRLESGDHVRHWLRRVATHRATDAIRRRRVRPEGASEEWDEQYERPAAGVGNDGAAAMNVSMERMLLSLPESQRTVLVLRYGEDLSPEEIARTTGEPVATVKSHLQRGLQLLRRKGSVVLKEYVRG, from the coding sequence TTGACCGCGACAGACGACGAATTCCGCGCGATGGTGGAAGGGCACAGCTCCATGGTGTTCTCCGTAGCCCTGCGTCTGCTGGGAGACCGTGGTTTGGCGGAAGAGGTGGCGCAGGACGTTTTTCTGGAGCTGCATAGCTGGCTGCCGCGACTGGAGAGCGGTGACCACGTGCGGCACTGGCTTCGCCGGGTTGCAACACACCGGGCGACAGATGCCATCCGGCGCAGGCGCGTCCGCCCGGAAGGCGCATCCGAAGAGTGGGACGAGCAGTACGAGCGACCTGCGGCGGGTGTTGGCAACGACGGCGCGGCGGCGATGAACGTCAGCATGGAGCGTATGCTCCTCTCGTTGCCGGAGTCGCAGAGAACGGTGCTGGTACTTCGCTACGGGGAAGACCTGTCGCCGGAAGAGATTGCAAGAACCACCGGGGAGCCGGTGGCAACGGTGAAGAGTCATCTGCAGCGAGGGTTGCAACTGCTGCGGCGCAAAGGATCTGTGGTGCTGAAGGAGTATGTCCGTGGATGA
- a CDS encoding anti-sigma factor, translating to MDEHGIGTEQNDLDVSAVESELRQSLQHVPAPDGFSDRVMARVAEREAARKSRLVPTRQSSSGFGGMHRNAGWWTAIAAVLLLAVGGDLTYLRHKRVEREAAQMQQQMDLAMQLTSHALDKVDVSLERSHAGRYTQLVYEFGK from the coding sequence GTGGATGAACATGGAATTGGGACAGAACAAAACGATTTGGATGTAAGCGCGGTAGAAAGTGAGCTGCGGCAGTCGCTGCAGCATGTACCTGCGCCGGATGGATTCAGTGACCGCGTGATGGCCAGGGTTGCGGAGCGGGAAGCCGCACGCAAATCGAGGCTCGTTCCAACGCGACAGAGCAGCAGCGGCTTCGGCGGCATGCATCGGAACGCGGGCTGGTGGACAGCGATCGCAGCCGTGTTGCTGTTGGCAGTGGGCGGTGACCTTACCTACCTGCGTCACAAGCGGGTTGAGCGCGAGGCAGCCCAGATGCAGCAGCAGATGGATCTGGCCATGCAATTGACCAGTCACGCGCTGGACAAGGTCGACGTCAGCCTGGAGCGGAGTCATGCAGGTCGCTACACGCAATTGGTCTATGAGTTCGGGAAATAG
- a CDS encoding DUF4252 domain-containing protein: MNTVTGTKAGLAASLALGLTAVGAGAQRIMVLGSGASGYRYEVAASGTMISSVDGDPQVKDELMDGLDKLGANAKERNEVNLDKNMMALAGGRKGGRYAGLSDKMDFIVVRNYEFAGRGMYSKSDLDTLRHRLDGNGWSHLVRNESDGESNDIVVRTDGEGLIRDMVILNVEAKELNIVHLRGHFKMEDVNGAMGSMMGMSGSINGMANGITRSATRSVTHYSSSTSSSGAAAPAPAPSAPPEPPAAPARR; the protein is encoded by the coding sequence ATGAACACAGTAACGGGTACGAAGGCAGGTCTTGCAGCATCGCTCGCTCTTGGTCTCACCGCGGTGGGCGCGGGTGCGCAGCGGATCATGGTCCTGGGGTCCGGCGCAAGCGGCTACCGATATGAAGTTGCTGCGAGTGGAACGATGATTTCGTCCGTGGACGGCGATCCGCAGGTGAAGGACGAGTTGATGGATGGCCTCGACAAACTTGGCGCGAATGCCAAGGAGCGTAACGAGGTCAACCTGGACAAGAACATGATGGCGCTGGCGGGTGGGCGCAAGGGCGGTCGCTATGCGGGCCTCTCCGACAAGATGGATTTCATCGTGGTCCGTAACTATGAGTTCGCCGGTCGGGGGATGTACTCCAAAAGTGATCTCGATACATTGCGCCACCGGCTCGACGGCAATGGGTGGTCGCACCTGGTACGCAATGAGAGCGATGGCGAGTCCAACGACATCGTCGTTCGCACGGACGGCGAAGGGCTCATTCGTGACATGGTGATTCTGAATGTCGAGGCGAAGGAACTGAATATCGTTCACCTGCGCGGACACTTCAAGATGGAAGACGTGAACGGTGCCATGGGCTCGATGATGGGCATGAGCGGCTCGATCAATGGCATGGCGAACGGCATCACGCGCTCCGCGACACGCTCCGTCACACACTATTCCTCGTCAACGTCCAGCAGTGGAGCCGCTGCACCGGCACCGGCGCCATCCGCGCCACCGGAGCCGCCTGCGGCGCCCGCACGGCGTTAG
- a CDS encoding DUF503 domain-containing protein, whose product MPIATLIIELAIEHAQSLKDRRQVVRSLKDKLRQGFNISVAELDDVALWNRATLGVAAIHSSRDYLDGQLREVEDAVTRLGVGLGASVLDTQIEIID is encoded by the coding sequence ATGCCCATCGCCACCCTCATCATCGAACTCGCCATCGAGCACGCGCAGTCCCTTAAGGATCGACGTCAGGTCGTGCGGTCTCTGAAGGACAAGCTGCGGCAGGGCTTCAATATCTCGGTTGCAGAGTTGGATGATGTCGCACTATGGAATCGCGCAACGCTTGGGGTCGCTGCGATTCATAGCTCACGCGACTATCTCGACGGTCAGTTGCGCGAGGTGGAGGACGCGGTCACACGACTGGGCGTAGGTCTGGGCGCGAGCGTTCTCGATACGCAGATCGAGATCATTGACTAA